TGCATTTCATGCATGAAAGCTGCGAAAAGAATCGTTAAATTATCATGGTTAACAAAGGAGATACGTTAGTAAGTATCCAACatctttttaatatatatttcccgtatagaaaattaatttctacatCCGTGTTAgttgaagaaagaaaggtACCTCGATGCGTTGTTGAAGGAAGGGAAAAGATGTTTAGCGATGATACAGGAAATGTATGACTGTTGTAAAACAGAATCGAATCTGTATAAGAAACTGTTGTTTGCGATGGATCGCTATTCACGAGTAAGTTCGAAACATAAAGtaatgtttattatatatacatacatgtatcTACTAATTTTTCGTGTTTACtgcttttgaaaaaaaaaaaaaaaaaaatgattggTTGTAGTATAAAACACAAGTAAGAGAAGATATGGAAGAATTGAAGGAAATGTTTGAAGAAATAGATGACATGGTAGACGAAGATGAAGAATCAGATGAGGAGATAGATGACGAAGATGACTTTGTACCGATAGAGCTGGAAGACTTTGAAGAACAAAacgtagaagaagaagaagaagaagaagaagaagaagaagaagaagaagaagaagaagaagaagaagaagaagaagaagaagaagaagaagaagaagaagaagaagatttcCTGCTCGAGGAACAAATTCGATACTTTCATAATATAATACATCGAAAGAACGCCTTAGCAAATCTGGAAATGATACTTTTACGGTTGCTCGACATAGACGCAAAGCTAATGAGTCTTCAATTGTCGATATATTCaaagttgaaaatttgtttgaaaGAATATTGCGGAAAAGTGAGAGTAGTTTTGAAACGTAGTGTAAATTTCATGAAATCCGTGAACGATTTTAAGGGGAGACAGTTAGCCCAGAGGACTCTGAATAAATACAGGAAGCTGCAACAACTTTTAACTGACCTTATAGAGGTAAGATTAATTATAAAGATGTTTTGACAGAAATGCTAAGAAATTTCACGATTTTCAAATTAGGTAATAACGTGTATATCGAATTTCTGTTCTTTTAATATAGAAACAAAGGTTTTTTGACGGAATCGAGATGCAATTAAATGCAGATAAAACGAGCAAAGAGAAAGGaatcaatgaaatttctataatataatatattataatgtaGTATCGTTGTGGgagagaaaattaattaattaatttttctaattactaATATTTTTGTCTTATATGCAAAGATCATGTAACAACGCCTAAGGAATAAATGCTTGCCAGCTTGCCAGCTTGCCAGATAGCGATACCATTTCATAGTCACTAATTGCTAGATGCCACTAGCGATATTGTTTGTTGAAACTTGAGAGAAACATAGgacaatttcttctttttttctttttttaataggAAAACATTATGAACatgtaaaaaaattgaattcgtAATCGTAAATGTCTGTAATATAGGTAAAGAGTATTTTTCGACAGCTTATACGGCACAAAGAGGGGTCTCTAATACGTGGTTAGCGACATTAACGAAACGAAACCCAGTATGTATCTGTTCTTTTAAATGGCTTACGCCTGCCTGCCAACGCAGTTGTTTTCTCGGATTCTCTCGGATTCTCTCGGAGAATGCTCGAAGAAGGGGTAGAAAGTTTGAGACTGTTTAAATAATAGAGGTGATGCGAGAAAGATTATAGGTAATATAGGAAAAGGAAGCCTAGGAAGATCATCGATTAGCTCGCGTATCGGTTCTTACgttgaagaaaattttctaaacaaGCTATCCGCTGCAACACGAAAAGGTCGCACGATGACAGGACGCTGAATGGATTCGGAAGCCCTTGGAAGATCGGCAGGCACGTCACTGGTGCTCTGCTGGTATATAAAACGAGGCTGTTCTCCGTGTCGATTCAGTCGTTGAGATTCAGTCGGCAGCAGAATCGGACGAGGCCCCGCCCGCGCCGCACAGCCGCCGTGCCACTCCGTATTCGATCAACGTACTCAAGATGGTGGTGAACTTTAAGGTGTTCAAGAAATGTTCTCCAAACGGGAAGATCGGGCTGTATCTGGGCAAGAGGGACTACATCGACTATCTGTCTGGAATCGAGCCAGTGGACGGTGTAATCCTGCTGGACCAGGACTACGTGGACACCGGTAGAAAGGTCTGGGGACAGCTGATCTGCAGTTTCCGATATGGTCGAGAAGAGGACGAGGTGATGGGGCTGAACTTTCAAAAGGACCTTTACCTCATCTCCGAGCAACTGTTCCCACCGACCAAGAAGATGGAGGAAAATTTAACGAAACTGCAAGACAGACTACTGAAGAAACTGGGACCGAACGCTATTCCGTTCACCTTCAAGTTTCCTGCGAGTGCGCCATCCAGCGTAACCTTGCAACCAGGCGAAGTGGAGACAGGCGAACCTTGCGGTGTCAGCTACTACGTAAAAATCTATTCGGGTGAGATGGAGACCGATATTACTCATAAGAGGAGTACGATCACGATGGGCATCAGGAAGATTCAATACGCGCCTACGAAACAGGGTCGGCAGCCTTGTACCGTTGTACGCAAGGACTTTCTTTTGAGTCCAGGCGACCTGGAACTCGAGGTGACCCTGGACAAACAATTGTACCATCATGGCGAAAGAATAGCGGTGAACGTCTGCGTACGAAACAACAGCAACAAGGTGGTGAAGAAGATGAAGGCATTGGTGCAGCAGGGTATCGACGTGGTAATATTCCAAAACGGTCAGTTCAGGACGGTGATCGACGCGGTGGAGACCCAAGACGGCTGTCCGATTAATCCAGGCTCGAACTTGACCAAGGTGCTATATCTGAAACCACAGCTGGAAAATAACAAGCATCGCAGGGGAATCGCTTTGGACGGTAGATTGAAGAGGGACGAGAGCGAGCTGGCATCTAGCACTTTGCTCACCTCTCCTGATGTTCGCGACTCTTTCGGTATCGTCGTCTCTTATGCCGTCAAGGTGAAACTTTATCTTGGAGCACTGGGCGGAGAATTGTCAGCAGAGTTGCCGTTCATTTTGATGAGGCCGAAGCCTACGGAACGAATCAAGGTGGTAAACGCGGACAACATCGAGGTGGAGGACACTACGGAGGAAAAGAAGCCCATCGGTTAAACAATACCTCACCTCTTTCGCCAACTTATTTCGcgagattttcattttcacgcTATTCGATTGTCTTCGAACTAACTTTCAATtagtttcaataatttcacaTTCGTATAAATCTACATATGTAGATGGTGTATTTTAGAGATCGAAAACAGTATTAATCACGATTGTTGCAGGCAATAAACGACGCTCCCATGTATAGAAAAAATAGTTTGTTTCTGCAATAGTTGAGCTGAGCTGAGCTGCAATTATAATATTCCCtagaataaaatatgtatctaTGTTATCCTATTATGTACAAGATTATATTGTACGTACACACACATTCCGTTTCTTTTTCCAGTCCATCTTTGAATCTTCGAATTAGCCGAATAAAGAAATGTTGAAATATTTagattattattcattttgaaGCCGCGTTTTCTTCCGCCTCGCCTAGCCTCCAGGAACTTGTTAAGATATTACCGAATAAAGGCGCATAGTATCGTTCCATCtctatacatatgtatatgtatctCGCGATTAATCAACTTCGTTGAGTagaaatttcttcatttaaGATTCTCCGAAACGTGTAATGTGTAATGTGTAATGTGTAAAACGATCAACTcgaaatttcaaagaaaagaGGTACGTAAGTACCCAAGTACCTATGTACGTACAAACATACATGTATGTAGATAAAGTTCGTAAACGACGCAAAGAAAAGGTAATacgtgaaaaaaaagaggaacgaAGCGGAGGACGAAGGTCTATTTTCGTTGGAAGGCCGCACAGGTATATCTTGGCTGCGACAAATCGAAGGACACGAGGACGCGCAGATCCTCGCGTGGAAGGTCCTGAGAAGGGCCTTCGATACGATACCACCCTGTGGGTGTTAGTTAAGAATGAGAGAAAACGAGTAAGGAAATCCATCGTCAGAGGAAGAAAGGCAGAAGTAGCGACACTAGGAATGGTAGGGAATAGAGGATCGAGATGGAGGTAGATGAGCAGATAAAATTAAAGAGAGATGTAGGGatagaaaaaagagaagagtaAAGAGTGGAGAAGAACGAGATAGGGATAGGGATATGTATACAATATGTAGGTACATACAAGATAAATAGATAGAAGgttagagaaagaaagagggagATGGAAGAAGAAATGCAGAAACGGAGTACATACCTACTATATGTAGTCGGTAGTAGCGATGGGTTCAAGTACTTATCGAgtagataaaaatgaaataatttctttggTTCTGACGCaaactataaaaataaatgtttacgataaaaagaagaaagtaattaaaattgttattagtattatttagtatgttttaaattttagattttagaTTTTAGATTTTAGATTTTAGATTTTAGATTTTAGATTAAAACAAGTATTTGGCAATGTTCAATTCCATTGCTAGAGTCGGTGCAGTGGAGAGATCGAAGGAAGAGCGAGAGGTCTCGAGTGGAGAGGAGCGGCGAGAGCAGAAGAAAGAGACGGACAGAAGGGATAGGCGTAGGAGCGATAAAGAGAGGAAAGTAGGGGTTCGGGCGGTCCGCAGGCTTGGCTGTACTGGTGCGTCAGTCAGGCTCGAGACACCCGCGTGAACGGAGCGGTGGTTGCCTCCCTTATTCGGTACGTACGTTCGATGCGCCCCCTCCATCAGCCCTTTGGCCACCTAGCAAgagtttcgtttcgtttcgtttcgtttctcaAGGCAGTGTCGCGCTGAGTGTCTGTCGTGTCTGTCGTACTGGCCGTACTGGCCGTATtgctttcttctccttttaGATAAATCATTTTCCGGTGTTTTCTAGTTCGGGTATCCGTAACACCCTTCGTGCATTCGATTTTGTGCAGCGTTTCAACCATCTCCCAGAAGAGGAGCTACGCAGAgaagcgagagagagagaaagaggtaCATAGAAGGTTCTCCGTCCGTCTACGTCTACGCCATCGAGACGAATTCGAGAGGAATTCGAGGCGAAAGGAGGACGAAGACAGTGAGGACTACGTTACGCTAACAGCCGAGTGAGTGTAGATTTTACTATGGGGTTGAATTTTCCTATGGTGTCTGGCTGTACGCCGCCGTACGCCACCGTACGCCACCGTACGCGCAACAGACACCGGTGAAAACTCACCGATACGCGGCGCGGCGACGAGTTTCTCTTCTGTACCCGCGGCAGACGGTGGCATTGATTTCcttctcctctcctctcttgCCGCCCGTTCGCCCTTCCCTACCTATGCACCCATGCACCCATGCACCCATGCACGCACGAATCCTGATCTCGTCATCGTCTGATTTCCTTTCGCAATTTTTATCAATCAGTCTCTTTCAACACGAGCATTAGGTAGGTAGTTTCAAAGAATTGGCGAAAAAGTgtcttctttctctttgatACACGCGAACAAGGTAGGTACCTCTATACGTATAGGTAGTTATAAAAGTATAGGTAGGTAGAAGAGAAAGAATGGTAGAGGGCAAAGAAGGAGGAGTAGGAGGAGAACTGGAGAACTGGAGAGAAAGGATCGTTTGGGAAGATGGTGGGCGGAGGTTCGTTGTTCGCTCGCTTAAATATTTGCTCGGAAGCGTTCCCGATATAATACGCACCACTGTTATCGCTTGTTTCTTCTCGAGAGAAAATTCTTTCGATTCTCTCCGTTTCGGAACGAAAAGCGTCGTTCCGTTTATATACGTTTAGGTATAACGAGTTTGTTCGACGATGCTCGGAACGTAATTTCACGCGAAACTCTGGCAACCTTGAACGCGCCGCGGTCTGGAACTCGAACCGCAGTTCGAACCTGGTCCCGGCTGGTTCAGGGCCGTCGCGAAACCCGGCCACGCATCTTTAACCCCTTGccttatttgatttttttcggTAATGATGGTAATGATGGTAATGATCGTAATCGTGAAAATTTTAACGTGAAAGATGAACCGTCGAAAATGATGTCTGTTGTCGAGATAGTGTTGCTTATAAACAAGCTACCGTGTATGTTTATACGTTGGAATGGTCGCTGGTTCCGTCTTCTCGCACGCGCGTCTGTTTACCGGTGCTCCAAAAGCGAGAGTGTTTGCTTTCAACGAGCGCCGAGCGTTTCAACGgggaagagaaagaggtaAAAGCGGTAATCGCGAGATTGAAAGGGATCAAGgtcttgaaaattattttttgccTAGATCTTTAACAATATTCGAGCAAATTAGCACCCTTATTaggtatttattatattatacactGATAACGCGAATAATTATGTACCTTCTTACGATTATGTAGGTACATCTACATACAGCTGAATATATAGAATACAAATAGAAATAACTGGAAGGCGTGAATGAACGCgttacttacaattagagaTATACctgtatgtatatttaatgtTCAGCTAATTGGTTATGATCGAGGCTGGAAAGCGAGGAACACGACGAATCGTCGACCTCGAATGGCCTAATGCTTTCATACCGTATTAGTCACACGTAGCCGACCGAATGAATATTTCAACGTT
The genomic region above belongs to Osmia bicornis bicornis chromosome 9, iOsmBic2.1, whole genome shotgun sequence and contains:
- the LOC114877489 gene encoding rho GTPase-activating protein gacV-like; the protein is MVNKGDTLLKKERYLDALLKEGKRCLAMIQEMYDCCKTESNLYKKLLFAMDRYSRYKTQVREDMEELKEMFEEIDDMVDEDEESDEEIDDEDDFVPIELEDFEEQNVEEEEEEEEEEEEEEEEEEEEEEEEEEEEEEEEEDFLLEEQIRYFHNIIHRKNALANLEMILLRLLDIDAKLMSLQLSIYSKLKICLKEYCGKVRVVLKRSVNFMKSVNDFKGRQLAQRTLNKYRKLQQLLTDLIESRCSGEIEGRARGLEWRGAARAEERDGQKG
- the LOC114877485 gene encoding phosrestin-2, with protein sequence MVVNFKVFKKCSPNGKIGLYLGKRDYIDYLSGIEPVDGVILLDQDYVDTGRKVWGQLICSFRYGREEDEVMGLNFQKDLYLISEQLFPPTKKMEENLTKLQDRLLKKLGPNAIPFTFKFPASAPSSVTLQPGEVETGEPCGVSYYVKIYSGEMETDITHKRSTITMGIRKIQYAPTKQGRQPCTVVRKDFLLSPGDLELEVTLDKQLYHHGERIAVNVCVRNNSNKVVKKMKALVQQGIDVVIFQNGQFRTVIDAVETQDGCPINPGSNLTKVLYLKPQLENNKHRRGIALDGRLKRDESELASSTLLTSPDVRDSFGIVVSYAVKVKLYLGALGGELSAELPFILMRPKPTERIKVVNADNIEVEDTTEEKKPIG